In Candida dubliniensis CD36 chromosome 6, complete sequence, the following are encoded in one genomic region:
- a CDS encoding F-box protein, putative (In S. cerevisiae: F-box protein and component of SCF ubiquitin ligase complexes involved in ubiquitin-dependent protein catabolism; readily monoubiquitinated in vitro by SCF-Ubc4 complexes) has product MLVKLPLEIQIKLLLMVPNSNLKFVNSHFYLLYNDLYYHKIVNTFGEATVKVIIKILPWLKPYIKSLDVFRKQARLVITKRLQLEELPIIIHNSDFTTTTTINPLNCQYIKDSWKYIYSILKNKRLYAEYCDYQIDEPSNYVFNHYVEINRTYLLSYKKVCWLTPGDYNLNIALAIKNGQGLGTTKFEVRYQELNELGETLIKSQTFYPPSNINEILPKNQFVYLNVGHFIIPKPSKIESKFYSKQFQFQPQPNNDHNKLRRIEIVMEEIGLYLKSGFRVYFIDISQPSMLFNEYDLLYYSINETDYRYFINILLKNLYKALNYVQNAGCSDDLSFQYNRDIYGDGDPFIIIKKYDKQFLLEYDKTNGMLSSSSSSSSSSSLALSSLQDYVLYDNKKLLNYGRFFFLNKFTIRNFKFTTIYQQRQFINRFGDYLIDWKEQDSKKNTNKDEMPIERNCTYDKYGLKWKLPILGQL; this is encoded by the coding sequence ATGTTAGTCAAGTTACCGTTGGAAATACAAATTAAACTATTATTAATGGTACCCAActcaaatttaaaatttgtcAATAGTCacttttatttattatataacGATTTATATTATCATAAAATTGTCAATACTTTTGGTGAAGCTACTGTCAAAGttattataaaaatattacCTTGGTTAAAACCTTATATCAAATCATTAGATGTGTTTCGAAAACAGGCAAGATTGGTAATAACGAAAAGATTACAATTGGAAGAATTACCCATAATTATCCATAATTCTGATTttactaccaccaccaccataaACCCATTGAATTGTCAATATATCAAAGATTCATGGAAATACATTTATTCTATTCTCAAAAATAAACGACTTTATGCAGAATATTGTGATTACCAAATTGATGAACCATCAAATTATGTTTTCAATCATTATGTTGAAATCAATCGAACTTATTTGTTAAGTTATAAGAAAGTTTGTTGGCTTACCCCTGGTgattataatttgaatattgcTTTGGCAATTAAAAATGGTCAAGGATTaggaacaacaaaattCGAAGTTAGAtatcaagaattgaatgaacTTGGTGAAACTCTTATTAAACTGCAAACATTTTATCCTCCTAGTAAtatcaatgaaattttaccgaaaaatcaatttgtttatttaaatgTTGGACATTTTATAATACCAAAGCcttcaaaaattgaatcaaaattttattcaaaacaatttcaatttcaaccTCAACCAAATAATGATCATAATAAACTAcgaagaattgaaattgtaaTGGAAGAAATTGGATTATATTTAAAAAGTGGATTTCgtgtttattttattgacaTTAGTCAACCATCAATGTTATTCAATGaatatgatttattatattattcaatCAATGAAACTGATTATCgatatttcattaatattttattgaaaaatctaTATAAAGCTTTGAATTATGTACAAAATGCCGGATGTTCAGATGATTTGAGTTTCCAATACAATCGAGATATTTATGGAGATGGAGATccatttattataattaaaaaatatgataaacaatttttattgGAATATGACAAAACTAATGGAATGTtgtcttcttcatcttcatcttcttcatcttcatcattggCTTTAAGTTCTTTACAAGATTATGTATtatatgataataaaaagttGCTCAATTATGGCaggtttttctttttaaataaatttacaATAAGGAATTTTAAATTCACTActatttatcaacaacgtcaatttattaatagatTTGGtgattatttgattgattggaAAGAACAAGatagtaaaaaaaatactaataaagatgaaatgcctattgaaagaaattgtACGTACGATAAGTATGGATTGAAATGGAAACTTCCTATATTAGGTCagttataa
- a CDS encoding retrotransposon polyprotein, pseudogene, putative (fragment of coding sequence;~transposon pseudogene;~transposable element): MLSRDFTKSLQLSSISISLHHNILGEEFFDRVKAAYTDDKRIALLYSTLINLNRSPATTNIHKSIKFAIKQYTVKDGLLFYKGINKLGNSILRLVIPTAELQLEIVRLHHDSPTATHYGALKVLADLSELYYWPNMYNQIKTLH; encoded by the coding sequence ATGTTATCGCGTGATTTCACGAAATCATTACAATTGTCGTCTATTTCAATTCTGTTACACCACAATATTCTTGGAGAAGAATTTTTCGACAGAGTCAAAGCAGCATATACAGATGATAAAAGAATTGCACTATTATATTCAACTTTAATCAATCTAAATCGATCCCCAGCAACCACCAATATTCACAAATCAATCAAGTTTGCCATCAAACAATATACTGTGAAGGATGGATTGTTATTCTACAAAGGAATTAATAAGCTAGGAAACTCAATACTTCGTTTGGTAATTCCAACTGCAGAACTTCAGCTAGAAATCGTTCGTTTGCATCATGATTCACCAACAGCAACTCACTATGGTGCATTGAAAGTGTTAGCAGATTTATCggaattatattattggcCAAACATGTAcaaccaaatcaaaacttTACACTAA
- a CDS encoding retrotransposon reverse transcriptase, pseudogene, putative (fragment of sequence;~transposable element), with translation MNNEPLMLQKPTHAYYHDIKLKDENAVAYRKAYKIPLRYSDELQRQLKQYLDAGFIEPTVSPFGAPIVMVPKANGEVRLCNDFRGLNKLTIADHFHLPNMEELLMEVKNSTYYSSIDLCQGYHQVLINEADKEKTAFHTPFGSFHWVVMPFGLINAPASFQRMMEQVFREYNHDFMLIYLDDLIIYSKNLKEHLEHLKLVFDTLRKANLRAKLKKCKFMCKTITFLGHHK, from the coding sequence ATGAACAATGAACCATTAATGCTTCAAAAACCAACACACGCTTATTACCATGACATCAAACTTAAAGATGAGAATGCTGTGGCCTACCGGAAGGCATACAAGATACCACTTCGTTATTCGGATGAATTGCAACGACAACTTAAACAATATCTTGATGCTGGTTTTATTGAGCCAACAGTAAGTCCATTTGGTGCTCCAATTGTCATGGTACCCAAAGCAAATGGGGAGGTACGGTTATGTAATGACTTTCGTGGTTTAAACAAGCTAACTATTGCTGATCATTTCCACCTCCCCAATATGGAAGAGTTGCTAATGGAGGTGAAGAACTCCACGTACTACTCCAGCATAGACCTTTGTCAAGGCTATCATCAAGTTCTCATTAATGAAGCAGATAAGGAAAAAACTGCGTTCCATACCCCCTTTGGTAGTTTCCATTGGGTGGTTATGCCGTTTGGGCTCATCAATGCCCCGGCATCATTCCAAAGAATGATGGAACAGGTTTTTAGGGAATACAATCATGACTTTATGTTAATCTATTTGGATGATTTaatcatttattcaaaaaatctTAAGGAACACTTGGAACATTTGAAGTTGGTATTTGATACACTTAGAAAAGCTAACCTTCGGgccaaattgaaaaaatgtAAATTTATGTGCAAAACTATCACATTTTTGGGTCATCACAAATAA
- a CDS encoding hypothetical transposon protein, putative (transposable element), with amino-acid sequence MAYNNNNKNRNNNHKAGKNPNFRNKSHSKNFKPKFNPRFKQFKKETAVEIQVKLNRQNPDTAIQRAKVMDGSDKSITVAVKRQMMNRLIQTKNDMAASKFKTSMIFAIARPHLAGMAAEWLQEFENDQIEKENTINGERRSNATTLTIQEFIHQFDTRFLPKNNNMEIQEFIHQFDTRFLQKKNDMDIQVNLNKLTHTGTYDQFRNAFFKLYDSMIEKNDAAVNSYTLDLFKSKVRPMFYPELSAIHSISELRYFRPSEGSLAGDEALQKAINSTNSSGHQSQPTKFNNSNNQQWDDKKVCLRHGPCNHTTNECSVIANLIDADKKKSSKQFTKSESKNVGVKKLVVSREDIKRDLSQTNSHAQSQIIQINLNASESKVLFIYVQLENINFHKALLDTGSDSNLIYSNLVSNLQTQQIAPMKLSSPDGTFLATVTEKISIFWPAINENVTFIVADFDNFPIILGAEVAKKFLKFPDTIQEWNDETMKLQDPIPAQAETDTSPMDIDSVVDTYLDEVDGLEENLEERFVSSLMLSQSSLFPTKYTKSFSIDFNKQLSNENLVVSNITTEPDTQFHHNEKAQTLLQQLLIEYSDTVNNEQ; translated from the exons ATGGcttacaacaacaacaacaaaaatcgcaacaacaaccacaaagCGGGAAAAAACCCAAACTTTAGAAACAAATCCCATtccaaaaattttaaaccaaaatttAACCCAAGattcaaacaatttaaaaaagaaactgcAGTTGAGATCCAAGTAAAGTTGAATCGTCAAAATCCTGACACTGCGATCCAACGCGCAAAGGTTATGGATGGTTCCGACAAATCCATTACTGTTGCTGTCAAACGTCAAATGATGAATCGTTTAATCCAAACCAAGAATGACATGGCGGCTTCAAAGTTCAAAACCCTGATGATTTTTGCTATTGCAAGACCACACCTTGCTGGCATGGCAGCTGAATGGcttcaagaatttgaaaacgaccaaattgaaaaggaaaacaCTATTAACGGCGAACGCCGTTCAAATGCTACTACTTTAACAATTCAGGAATTTATCCATCAATTTGATACTCGTTTCTTGCcaaagaacaacaacatggAAATTCAGGAATTTATCCATCAATTTGATACTCGTTTCttgcaaaagaaaaacgACATGGACATTCAAGTCAActtaaacaaattaactCATACTGGTACTTACGACCAGTTTAGAAATGCCTTCTTTAAATTGTACGATAGTATGATTGAAAAGAATGATGCAGCAGTTAATAGTTACACCTTAGACTTGTTTAAATCCAAGGTTAGACCAATGTTCTATCCAGAACTCTCAGCCATCCACTCCATTTCGGAATTACGGTATTTCCGTCCATCAGAAGGTCTGTTAGCTGGTGACGAGGCGTTACAAAAAGCAATCAACTCTACCAACTCATCAGGTCATCAATCCCAACCTACGAAATTCAACAACtcaaacaatcaacaatGGGATGATAAGAAAGTGTGCCTCCGTCATGGTCCCTGTAACCACACCACCAACGAGTGTTCTGTAATTGCTAACTTAATTGACGCggataaaaagaaatccaGTAAGCAGTTCACTAAGTCGGAGTCAAAAAAC GTCGGAGTCAAAAAACTAGTTGTGTCCCGGGAAGACATTAAACGCGACCTTTCTCAAACCAATTCTCATGCCCAACTgcaaattattcaaataaatctCAATGCTAGTGAATCTAAGGTGCTCTTCATTTACGTCCAACTTGAAAACATAAATTTCCATAAAGCTTTATTGGACACTGGTAGTGATTCGAATTTGATATACAGCAACTTGGTGTCTAACTTGCAAACTCAGCAAATAGCACCAATGAAATTATCTTCTCCAGATGGTACGTTCCTAGCCACGGTTactgaaaaaatttcaatattttggCCAGCcataaatgaaaatgtcACATTTATTGTGGCAGATTTTGACAATTTCCCTATCATCTTAGGAGCAGAAGTTGCTAAGAAATTCCTTAAATTCCCTGATACTATCCAAGAATGGAATGATGAAACAATGAAACTTCAGGATCCAATACCCGCACAAGCTGAAACTGATACTAGTCCAATGGATATTGATCTGGTCGTTGATACTTATTTAGATGAGGTTGACGGTTTGGAAGAGAACTTGGAAGAAAGATTTGTCCTGTCTTTGATGTTATCCCAAAGTTCCTTGTTCCCGACCAAATACACAAAATCTTTCAGTATAgattttaataaacaattactGAATGAAAATCTTGTAGTTTCCAATATAACAACAGAGCCAGATactcaatttcatcataatGAGAAAGCACAAACACTATTGCAACAACTTCTTATCGAATATAGTGATACAGTGAACAATGAACAATGA